In Marasmius oreades isolate 03SP1 chromosome 1, whole genome shotgun sequence, one DNA window encodes the following:
- a CDS encoding uncharacterized protein (BUSCO:EOG09265FGA), producing the protein MIHGVLIFNTTGVPRLTKFYTPVHQSIQTLTQKLFSLVCSRPVGLCNFLDAPELDAFLGPKNEEGDRWRVVYRSYATLYFVFVVDGAESELGVLDLIQVFVETLDRSFENVCELDLVFHFDEVHHILSEIVQGGLVLETNIDEIDESVQNMARLRKESFASAYPLSLGGGLSPRNGPLKTPLGWLTGKFTGVGTR; encoded by the exons ATGATACACGGTGTCCTCATAT TCAACACTACCGGCGTTCCACGACTTACAAAGTTCTATACACCAGTTCAccaatcaatccaaacacttACCCAAAAACTGTTCTCTCTGGTTTGTTCTCGACCGGTCGGACTGTGCAACTTCTTGGACGCACCCGAGCTCGATGCTTTTCTGGGTCCGAAGAACGAGGAAGGAGACCGGTGGAGAGTTGTCTACCGCAGTTATGCTACACTATATTTCGTTTTTGTGGTGGATGGTGCTGAAAGTGAGCTCGGGGTTCTAGATCTGATCCAA GTTTTTGTGGAAACTCTGGATCGGTCGTTTGAGAACGTGTGTGAATTAGACCTAGTCTTCCACTTCGACGAG GTTCACCATATCCTTTCTGAGATAGTGCAAGGTGGTCTGGTACTTGAGACCAATATTGATGAAATAGATGAATCGG TACAAAATATGGCAAGGTTACGAAAAGAATCGTTCGCATCTGCGTATCCACTCTCCCTTGGCGGCGGGCTATCTCCTAGGAATGGGCCCCTCAAGACCCCGCTTGGATGGCTAACCGGAAAATTTACGGGAGTTGGCACGAGATGA